The nucleotide window TTTGGGCTTGAATCGAGGCAGCCTTTGAAGACGCTCCGCGTCTTCTTATTCCAGGTGCTTCTACAGGGGGCGCCCGCGGCGCGCGCAAGGCCTGAACTTCGTTGGAGCGGGAGAAGGGGTTCGAACCCTCGACGTCCACCTTGGCAAGGTGGCACTCTACCACTGAGTTACTCCCGCAACGGGAGGAAGGTGATACGGCAAAAGCCGGATCCTGTCAACGGAATCGAGGAGAAAATCTCCTTGCCTGCGACGACCCCTGGGTTTCTACCTTCGCCGCGTGGACAACGACGTAATGGCGGCGTCGTCCACGAAGACCTCCACGGGCCCGGGAGCCACGTCCTTGGCGATGTTCGTGACGAACCAGATCAACACACCCGTGCCCTCGGTGCGCTCGCCCGCAATGTCGAAGAGCAGGCGTCCGTCTTGCCACACCCTCACGGCTCCCGCTGTGGCGCTGCGGACGAATCGCACTTCCAGGTGAACCCAGCGGCCGATGGGAAGCGTGAGGGCCTGCACAGGCAAAAAGTTCGTCCATGTGTCCACCGGTACCTGTTGGGCGAGGCCCAAGACCATCCCCCCCTGGGGATCCCGGTGCACGTTGAGCCCCCAGTGAACGTCAGTCTCTGGACTGTCGGGCTGGTCGGTGGTGGCGCTGCGGAACTGCAGCACGTACCAATAACCGGCTACATCGTAGGCACGCGGAAAGTAGTAGTACGCGCTGAAGTAGGCCTCTTCCGGCACGGGGCTTCGCCGGGCCAGGCCGGCGTGTTCCTCGACCCCGGGCACGCCGGGGTTGCTCAGGCGGACCGCCACCTGGCCCGTACGCACCGGCTCGTTCACGAACGACAGCGTGCCACCCTCTTTCGTATAGGAGGTCCCCGAAAAGCCCGTCGTCGTCACCGCCGTCCATTCTGCGTCGCTGGCGGGCTCGAAGCTCGAGGCGAAGTGATCTCCCCCCCCCAGGTCCAAGTCTGCGCAGCCCCCGAGCCCTGCCGTGCAGATCCCCGCGATGAGCACGAAGGGCAAGTAGGCGCGGGGCGGGGCCAGGGAAACCATCACACGTGCCTCCCAGTATGTCAGGGGCCCGCGGTCTCGCCCAGGTGAGGCTTCGTCAGGCCTCGAGACCCGAGAGCCGTCCCTTGTAGCGGGCGTCACCGAAGCCGTCCGTGGCCACGCCCAGCGCGTTGCCGATTGTCGTCAACAAGTGGTTGTGCGGCACCCGGGTGGCCCCCGATTTCCAGTAGGTGCCCGTCTTGCCCGCCCACGAGCCTACCTTGAGCACC belongs to Myxococcales bacterium and includes:
- a CDS encoding polysaccharide lyase translates to MVSLAPPRAYLPFVLIAGICTAGLGGCADLDLGGGDHFASSFEPASDAEWTAVTTTGFSGTSYTKEGGTLSFVNEPVRTGQVAVRLSNPGVPGVEEHAGLARRSPVPEEAYFSAYYYFPRAYDVAGYWYVLQFRSATTDQPDSPETDVHWGLNVHRDPQGGMVLGLAQQVPVDTWTNFLPVQALTLPIGRWVHLEVRFVRSATAGAVRVWQDGRLLFDIAGERTEGTGVLIWFVTNIAKDVAPGPVEVFVDDAAITSLSTRRR